One window of Methylococcus sp. EFPC2 genomic DNA carries:
- a CDS encoding hydrolase → MNRATAHARMSHSDSAHHAPTPFLPARGLANPHLQTLASSLFRHPPRLNRRRDRLETPDGDFVDLDWAGHPERGVILLLHGLTGSSNSVYIRSLQQALIRRGYSSVALNFRGCGGTPNRLARCYHSGDTDDVHHLYEQVRVRHPGLPIGAVGFSLGGNVLLKWLGERQPDLRAAVAVSVPFLLNRCADRMDTGFSRLYRDRLLTELRDYLAAKLHYLERSGNREEARKLRALGDLSDARSFWEFDGRVIAPLYGFRDAADYYARCSSRPFIRHIRTATLVLHAEDDPFVPADAIPNADECARSVQLEISRHGGHVGFMGRRGGLMPHYWLDARIVHFLDQHLPASAERDR, encoded by the coding sequence GTGAACCGCGCGACCGCCCACGCTCGCATGTCCCATTCCGATTCGGCCCACCACGCCCCTACTCCCTTTCTTCCTGCCCGGGGACTCGCCAATCCGCATTTGCAGACCCTGGCATCGTCCTTGTTCCGTCATCCGCCCCGCCTGAACCGGCGACGGGACCGTCTGGAAACGCCAGACGGCGATTTCGTCGACCTGGACTGGGCCGGCCATCCCGAGCGGGGCGTGATTCTGCTCCTGCATGGGCTCACCGGCAGTTCGAACTCGGTTTATATCCGCAGCCTGCAGCAGGCGCTCATCCGCCGGGGCTATTCGAGCGTCGCGCTGAACTTTCGCGGCTGCGGCGGAACGCCCAACCGGCTGGCGCGCTGTTATCACTCGGGCGACACGGACGATGTGCACCATTTGTATGAGCAGGTCAGAGTCAGGCATCCCGGCCTCCCGATCGGCGCGGTGGGATTTTCCCTGGGCGGCAATGTCCTGCTGAAATGGTTGGGCGAACGCCAGCCGGACTTGCGGGCCGCCGTCGCCGTTTCCGTGCCCTTCCTCCTGAACCGCTGCGCGGACCGCATGGATACGGGGTTTTCGAGGCTATATCGCGATCGCCTGCTGACCGAACTGCGCGACTATCTGGCGGCCAAGCTGCATTATCTCGAACGGAGCGGAAACCGCGAGGAAGCGCGCAAGCTCAGGGCGCTCGGCGACCTGTCGGACGCCCGCTCGTTCTGGGAGTTCGACGGCCGCGTCATCGCACCCCTGTACGGTTTCCGGGATGCCGCCGACTATTATGCCCGCTGCAGCAGCCGGCCCTTTATCCGCCATATTCGCACCGCCACGCTGGTGCTCCATGCCGAGGACGATCCTTTCGTGCCCGCCGATGCCATCCCGAACGCCGACGAATGCGCCCGCTCGGTTCAGCTGGAAATCAGCCGGCACGGCGGCCACGTGGGCTTCATGGGCCGGCGCGGCGGACTCATGCCCCACTACTGGCTGGACGCGCGCATCGTCCACTTCCTGGATCAACACCTCCCTGCCAGCGCTGAGCGCGACCGCTAG
- a CDS encoding type II and III secretion system protein — protein sequence MKRYPARLSGLLLVLLIGPVPGVSHAQERELATIELRHRLPEEIAAIVQPLLEPGDAVIPSRAGLIVKASPGKLAEIGALIGELDRIQHRLMITVAQGMGLTREGLNARANVAIQIDPRRPADVQIGGRGHVYQTETRETGENTQRVQALEGQPAHIQFGEQIPLPGGQYASPGYGGVILNQGIEYRDVSTGFAVTPRLTGDGRVNLDIEPWSDRLSRRGGGIIESQSARTTLQARIGEWVELGGEIGSAERSQNGLLGHGYSTRSDTRKIFIRVDDLDAGR from the coding sequence GTGAAGCGATACCCGGCCCGGCTCAGTGGACTCCTGCTGGTCCTGCTGATCGGTCCGGTGCCGGGAGTGAGCCATGCGCAAGAACGGGAGCTGGCGACGATAGAACTGCGCCACCGCCTGCCGGAGGAGATCGCCGCCATCGTCCAGCCCCTGCTGGAACCCGGCGATGCCGTCATACCCAGCCGCGCCGGCCTGATCGTCAAGGCCAGTCCGGGCAAATTGGCCGAAATCGGCGCCCTGATAGGCGAACTCGACCGCATCCAGCATCGGCTGATGATCACCGTCGCCCAAGGCATGGGCCTCACGCGCGAAGGGCTCAACGCACGCGCCAATGTCGCCATCCAGATCGACCCGCGTCGACCCGCCGACGTACAGATCGGCGGACGCGGCCATGTCTACCAGACCGAAACCCGCGAAACCGGAGAAAATACCCAGCGGGTTCAGGCCCTGGAAGGCCAGCCGGCCCACATCCAGTTCGGCGAGCAGATCCCCTTGCCCGGCGGCCAATATGCGAGCCCGGGCTATGGCGGCGTGATCCTCAACCAGGGCATCGAATACCGCGACGTGAGTACCGGCTTCGCCGTCACACCCCGCCTGACCGGCGACGGACGGGTCAACCTGGATATCGAACCCTGGTCCGACCGGCTCAGCCGGCGCGGCGGCGGCATCATCGAAAGCCAAAGCGCGCGGACCACCCTGCAGGCCAGGATCGGCGAATGGGTGGAATTGGGCGGCGAGATCGGCTCCGCCGAACGGTCCCAAAACGGCTTGCTGGGCCACGGCTATTCGACCCGCAGCGATACCCGCAAGATCTTCATCCGAGTGGACGACCTGGATGCGGGTCGCTAA
- a CDS encoding urate hydroxylase PuuD, which yields MRSVIIKLIESLGKFGLDKLERALIFGAILVTLLAFVTGSIQLNLSWASFFFRWLHVISGVMWIGLLWYFNFVQIPSMPKIPDEQKPAIGKVIAPTALFWFRWAALSTLVTGLIVATLQGYVVQALLLGLLKGGSTTYIGVGMWLGLIMAYNVWMIIWPNQKKALGLVEATDDEKKAAARIAMLTSRFNTALSIPMLYFMVAAQNAG from the coding sequence ATGCGAAGTGTCATCATCAAGCTCATCGAAAGCCTAGGTAAGTTCGGACTCGACAAACTGGAACGCGCGCTCATTTTCGGCGCGATACTGGTCACCCTGCTGGCGTTCGTCACCGGCAGCATACAGCTCAACCTGAGCTGGGCCTCCTTCTTCTTCCGCTGGCTGCATGTCATTTCCGGCGTGATGTGGATAGGCCTGCTGTGGTACTTCAATTTCGTGCAGATTCCCTCCATGCCCAAGATACCCGACGAGCAGAAACCGGCCATTGGCAAGGTCATCGCGCCGACCGCGCTGTTCTGGTTCCGCTGGGCGGCCCTGTCCACCCTGGTCACCGGCTTGATCGTCGCCACCTTGCAGGGTTACGTCGTCCAGGCCTTGTTGCTGGGCCTGCTGAAAGGCGGCTCGACCACCTACATCGGCGTCGGCATGTGGCTGGGTTTGATCATGGCCTACAACGTGTGGATGATCATCTGGCCCAACCAGAAAAAGGCCTTGGGCCTGGTGGAAGCCACCGACGACGAGAAAAAAGCCGCGGCGCGCATCGCCATGCTCACCAGCCGTTTCAACACCGCGTTATCCATCCCCATGCTTTATTTCATGGTGGCGGCGCAAAACGCCGGCTGA
- a CDS encoding HAD family hydrolase has protein sequence MKQRFDLLVFDWDGTLFDSIDWIVLSLQQAARENGLPIPDPSAAKSVIGLSIAEAMYGLFPGVEASRVERLIEVYRRHYESRAMGADSLFAGVSGLLERLREAGYKLAVATGKGRDALQHALHITDTSHLFDAWRTAEETASKPRPDMLLQLMDELAVSAERTLMIGDSVHDLRMARNAGAESIGVACGANSRDELLALEPLLCLEHTVELGAMLV, from the coding sequence ATGAAACAACGCTTCGATTTATTGGTCTTCGATTGGGACGGCACCCTGTTCGACTCCATCGATTGGATCGTCCTTAGCCTGCAACAGGCGGCTCGCGAAAACGGGCTGCCCATCCCCGATCCGTCCGCGGCCAAGTCGGTGATCGGCCTGAGCATCGCCGAGGCCATGTACGGCCTGTTTCCCGGCGTGGAGGCCAGCAGGGTGGAACGCTTGATCGAGGTCTATCGCCGTCATTACGAGAGCCGGGCCATGGGGGCGGACAGCTTGTTCGCCGGCGTTTCCGGTTTGCTGGAGCGTTTGCGCGAGGCCGGTTACAAGCTCGCGGTGGCGACGGGCAAAGGCCGCGATGCGCTGCAACACGCCTTGCACATCACCGACACCTCGCACTTGTTCGATGCCTGGCGCACGGCGGAGGAAACCGCCTCCAAGCCGCGTCCGGACATGTTGTTGCAACTGATGGACGAGCTGGCCGTATCGGCCGAGCGTACGCTGATGATAGGCGACTCCGTGCACGATTTGCGCATGGCGCGCAATGCCGGGGCGGAGTCGATCGGCGTCGCCTGCGGGGCGAACAGCCGGGATGAGTTATTGGCCCTGGAGCCCCTGTTATGCCTGGAGCATACGGTGGAGCTGGGCGCGATGTTGGTTTGA
- a CDS encoding NUDIX domain-containing protein: protein MDTAKSYELVEDVSLYQGFFSLRRMKFRHTLYAGGWSETVTRELFHRSSCVAVVPYDPVRDAVVLIEQIRVGAMKANADDPWLLEIVAGAIEEGEHADQVAHRETLEEAGCELKELIRISEFFTTPGGCSEKITLYCGIVDSEGLGGVHGLDEEHEDILVRVVGFDEAMRLLDAGRIESAIPIIGLQWLALNRERLRAREE from the coding sequence ATGGACACGGCGAAGTCCTATGAACTGGTGGAGGACGTCTCCCTCTACCAGGGCTTCTTCAGCCTGCGGCGCATGAAGTTCCGCCACACGCTGTATGCCGGAGGCTGGAGCGAGACCGTCACGCGCGAATTGTTCCACCGCAGTTCCTGCGTGGCGGTGGTACCCTACGATCCGGTGCGTGACGCCGTGGTGCTGATCGAGCAGATCCGGGTGGGTGCCATGAAAGCCAACGCCGACGATCCGTGGCTGCTGGAAATCGTCGCCGGCGCCATCGAGGAAGGCGAGCACGCGGATCAGGTGGCGCACCGCGAAACCCTGGAAGAGGCCGGCTGTGAACTCAAGGAGTTAATCCGTATCTCGGAGTTCTTCACTACCCCGGGCGGCTGCTCGGAAAAGATCACCCTCTACTGCGGCATCGTCGACAGTGAGGGCCTGGGGGGGGTGCACGGCCTGGACGAAGAGCACGAAGACATCCTCGTGCGGGTGGTCGGTTTCGACGAGGCCATGCGCCTGCTCGACGCCGGCCGCATCGAATCCGCCATCCCCATCATCGGCCTGCAATGGCTGGCGCTCAACCGGGAGCGTTTGCGGGCGCGCGAGGAGTGA
- a CDS encoding FecR family protein has product MTVSPHSPISDELRDEAIEWAIRASNDGSDQDRRALAAWLAQDPAHRAAYAEISARLDWLDSFRDADLAVRREALRHRPPARRDRAQRYAGLAMAATVMLVAGLTAFSPDGWYGTHDRYTVPRGGHQAIRLADGSRLELNTDSEVEVRLNRRERSVTLQRGEAYFHVAHDASRPFTVTAGKGHTVDIGTAFDVHLRPDRVVVAVQEGRVRVDAQQSRELGAAQALAYDPAGEFVAVGPGESVASLTAWRQGKLIFDNRRLDEVLAEIGRYHDIRLRLADPALGKSKVSGTFFIDRLDTSLGIIADSLGVPLTRTQAGEVVLGTP; this is encoded by the coding sequence ATGACAGTTTCCCCCCACTCCCCCATTTCCGACGAGCTTAGAGACGAAGCTATCGAATGGGCCATACGCGCCTCGAACGACGGTTCGGATCAGGACCGGCGCGCGCTGGCGGCGTGGTTGGCGCAAGACCCCGCACATCGCGCCGCCTATGCCGAAATTTCGGCGCGCCTGGACTGGCTGGACAGCTTCCGCGACGCCGACCTGGCTGTCCGCCGGGAGGCTCTGCGCCATCGTCCACCGGCCCGCCGCGACCGGGCCCAGCGTTACGCCGGGCTGGCTATGGCGGCCACCGTAATGCTCGTGGCAGGACTGACGGCTTTTTCCCCCGACGGCTGGTATGGTACTCACGACCGCTATACGGTCCCGCGCGGCGGACATCAAGCCATCCGTCTGGCCGATGGTTCCCGCCTCGAACTCAACACCGACAGCGAAGTAGAGGTACGCCTCAACCGCCGGGAGCGCTCCGTCACGCTTCAACGCGGCGAGGCTTACTTTCATGTCGCACACGACGCCTCCCGGCCATTCACGGTAACCGCAGGCAAGGGCCACACCGTGGACATAGGCACCGCATTCGACGTCCACCTGCGGCCCGACCGCGTGGTGGTGGCCGTGCAGGAGGGACGCGTAAGGGTCGACGCCCAGCAGAGCCGCGAACTGGGTGCCGCCCAAGCGCTGGCCTACGACCCGGCCGGCGAGTTCGTGGCGGTCGGACCGGGCGAGTCGGTGGCGAGCCTCACCGCCTGGCGGCAGGGCAAACTCATTTTCGACAACCGCCGACTCGATGAGGTCCTGGCCGAAATCGGCCGCTATCACGACATCCGCCTGCGACTGGCCGACCCCGCCTTGGGCAAGTCCAAGGTCAGCGGCACCTTCTTCATCGACCGCCTCGATACCTCGCTGGGTATCATCGCCGACAGCCTGGGTGTCCCCCTCACCCGCACGCAGGCCGGAGAGGTCGTGCTGGGGACACCTTAG
- the glgA gene encoding glycogen synthase GlgA: MTKILFVTSEAYPLMKTGGLADVSGSLPIALKALGHDVRILMPAYADTLASLGPLHAHHVPQAHSQLDILEGLLPGSDVPIWLVAHPGTFDRPGNPYLSPEGKSWTDNAERFALLSRVAVEVAMNRVGFRWKPDIVHCNDWQTGLVPALLGDEPKRPATVFTIHNLAYQGNFPRAMFRQLGLPERFWSHHALEFYDQLSFIKGGLVYADRISTVSPTYAREIQGKEFGCGLEGLLAQRQDRLHGILNGIDEQAWDPARDPYLPHPFEASDLSGKTRVKSALQKRSGLAQDAKVAVIALVGRLVQQKGIDLVIDVLPQLLELPLQLVILGSGERKYEHALEQWTRLYPDRIALTLGYDEALAHLIEAGADLFLMPSRFEPCGLNQMYSQRYGAAPIVRSVGGLADTVEDASAENLAAGTASGIAFAEAKHEALLQAVYRALELFHDKPVWEQIQRTGMNKDFSWHKSARQYEAVYALAEQDCQALGHSMLARGALA, from the coding sequence ATGACCAAGATCCTCTTCGTCACCAGCGAAGCCTACCCGCTCATGAAAACCGGCGGGTTGGCCGATGTGTCCGGCAGTCTGCCCATCGCGCTCAAGGCGCTCGGGCATGACGTGCGCATCCTCATGCCGGCCTACGCCGACACCCTGGCGAGCCTCGGGCCGCTGCACGCCCACCACGTCCCGCAAGCTCATAGCCAGCTCGACATCCTCGAAGGCCTGCTGCCCGGCTCGGACGTGCCGATCTGGCTGGTCGCCCATCCCGGCACCTTCGACCGCCCCGGCAACCCCTACCTGAGCCCCGAGGGCAAGTCCTGGACCGACAACGCCGAACGCTTCGCCCTGCTCTCGCGAGTGGCGGTGGAAGTGGCCATGAACCGGGTCGGCTTCCGCTGGAAGCCGGACATCGTCCATTGCAACGACTGGCAGACCGGCCTGGTTCCCGCCCTGCTGGGCGACGAGCCCAAGCGCCCGGCCACGGTGTTCACCATCCACAACCTGGCTTACCAGGGGAACTTCCCGCGCGCCATGTTCAGGCAACTAGGCCTGCCGGAGCGATTCTGGTCCCACCACGCGCTGGAATTCTACGACCAGCTTTCCTTCATCAAGGGCGGCCTGGTCTACGCGGACCGCATCAGCACCGTCAGTCCCACCTATGCGCGGGAGATCCAGGGCAAGGAATTCGGCTGCGGTCTGGAAGGACTGTTGGCCCAGCGCCAAGACCGGCTGCACGGCATCCTCAACGGCATCGACGAACAGGCTTGGGATCCCGCCCGCGACCCTTACCTGCCCCACCCGTTCGAAGCCAGCGACCTGAGCGGCAAGACACGGGTCAAATCCGCGCTGCAGAAGCGTTCCGGCCTCGCGCAGGATGCCAAGGTCGCGGTCATCGCCCTGGTGGGCCGGCTGGTGCAGCAGAAAGGCATAGACCTGGTCATCGACGTCCTGCCCCAGCTCCTGGAACTTCCGCTGCAGTTGGTGATCCTGGGCAGCGGCGAGCGCAAATACGAGCACGCGCTCGAGCAATGGACACGGCTTTATCCCGACCGCATCGCCCTGACCCTGGGCTACGATGAGGCCCTGGCCCATCTGATCGAGGCGGGCGCGGATCTGTTCCTCATGCCTTCACGGTTCGAACCCTGCGGACTCAACCAGATGTACAGCCAGCGTTACGGCGCCGCGCCCATCGTGCGCAGCGTGGGCGGTCTGGCCGACACGGTGGAGGATGCCAGCGCGGAAAACCTCGCCGCGGGCACCGCCAGCGGCATCGCCTTCGCCGAAGCCAAGCACGAGGCCCTGCTGCAAGCCGTATACCGGGCGCTCGAGCTGTTTCACGACAAGCCGGTCTGGGAACAGATACAACGCACGGGCATGAACAAGGACTTCTCCTGGCACAAGAGCGCCCGCCAATACGAGGCGGTCTACGCCCTGGCCGAACAGGACTGCCAGGCGCTCGGCCATTCCATGCTCGCCCGGGGGGCCCTCGCGTGA
- a CDS encoding TonB-dependent receptor — protein sequence MKFATKPWVAAVLAVKVGAAIGADAEHRFDIPPQPLHSALQKLAEQASVAVFFAENQVADKRGPAVKGSYTTRDALIKLLGGSGLEFSVADDGSVAVKPAPQRINQSDPTALPKVKVTGKAAYDATDPYNPEYHQPNASTATKTDTPIMETPFSVKVVPQQVLKDQQIVRLDNALQNVAGVQAQPTNGQTSDSFIIRGFQNDTLYRNGFLLPSALGGGTSKRETANLERIEVLKGPASIMYGRTEPGGIINLVTKRPLATPYYSLQQQFGSYDFYRTTADATGPITHDDSLLYRINLAYENSDSFRDFQKADRVFVAPSLTWNVTPQTQANLDIEFQHFDETGDSGIPPIGNRPAPVPRSREVGEKLNNSNIGDRVFVGFDWSHRFNDDWKISHRFGAEYWDFKTLYTFFYTPADTDGILTSRGFNNGDTQQQEYYTTLNLAGKFNTAFIKHNVLFGFDYFTTNNQGQSNCCYSPSPDGFNLFNPTYLTAKPYLPLSPSLDITQDWYGLYFQDQVTLPYDVYANFGIRYDNATGRDNRTRTTTTSDDYVSPRGGLLWKPVQWLSLYGSYSENFGVSNSLWNSPRQKPLPPQTAQQWELGAKSEFLDGRLSATYAYFDLTKQNMGVSDWSCAPFPCQRSIGEQQSRGHELEVAGEVLPGWRIIGAYTHLAYANINKDGFDGRSDNTGHRMFMTPRNFGSLWNTYEFQNGDLQGLKLGGGLVATSQSQGSNTNDFQIPGHAEINLLASYGMNVAGTRVTAQLNVNNLLDKTYYLGTNTGYMIGVGAPRTFLGSLRVEY from the coding sequence ATGAAGTTTGCGACGAAGCCCTGGGTGGCGGCGGTATTGGCGGTTAAGGTTGGCGCGGCCATCGGCGCGGATGCGGAACACCGTTTCGATATCCCGCCCCAGCCTCTGCACTCGGCCTTGCAGAAACTGGCCGAACAGGCCTCGGTCGCGGTGTTTTTTGCCGAAAACCAGGTCGCCGACAAGCGCGGCCCCGCAGTGAAGGGCAGCTACACCACACGGGACGCCCTGATCAAACTGCTGGGCGGCAGCGGCCTGGAGTTCTCGGTCGCCGACGACGGATCAGTGGCGGTGAAGCCCGCGCCGCAACGCATCAACCAATCGGATCCCACCGCACTGCCCAAGGTAAAGGTGACCGGCAAGGCCGCCTACGATGCCACCGATCCCTACAACCCGGAGTACCACCAGCCCAACGCTTCCACCGCCACCAAGACCGATACGCCGATCATGGAGACGCCGTTTTCCGTGAAAGTCGTCCCGCAGCAAGTGCTCAAGGACCAGCAGATCGTCCGCCTGGATAACGCCTTGCAGAACGTGGCCGGCGTGCAGGCCCAGCCCACCAATGGCCAAACCAGCGATTCGTTCATCATCCGCGGCTTCCAGAACGACACCCTCTACCGCAACGGCTTCCTGCTGCCGTCCGCCTTGGGCGGCGGCACATCCAAGCGCGAGACCGCCAACCTGGAGCGCATCGAAGTGCTGAAAGGCCCGGCCTCCATCATGTACGGGCGCACTGAGCCCGGCGGCATCATCAATCTGGTGACCAAGAGGCCCTTGGCGACGCCGTATTATTCCTTGCAGCAGCAATTCGGCTCCTATGACTTCTACCGCACCACGGCCGATGCGACAGGTCCGATCACCCATGACGACAGCCTGCTGTACCGTATCAACCTCGCCTATGAAAACTCGGATTCGTTCCGCGATTTCCAAAAGGCGGATCGTGTCTTCGTGGCTCCCAGTCTGACCTGGAACGTCACGCCGCAGACGCAGGCCAATCTGGATATCGAGTTTCAGCATTTCGACGAAACCGGCGATTCAGGCATTCCGCCGATAGGCAACCGGCCCGCCCCGGTACCGCGCAGCCGGGAGGTCGGCGAGAAACTCAATAACAGCAATATCGGCGACCGGGTTTTCGTGGGCTTCGATTGGTCCCATCGATTCAATGACGACTGGAAGATTAGCCACCGCTTCGGCGCCGAGTATTGGGACTTCAAAACCCTATATACCTTCTTCTACACCCCCGCCGACACCGACGGCATATTGACCAGTCGCGGCTTCAATAATGGCGACACCCAGCAGCAGGAGTATTACACCACCTTGAATTTGGCGGGAAAGTTCAACACCGCATTCATCAAGCATAACGTCCTGTTCGGATTCGATTACTTTACGACGAACAACCAGGGGCAGAGTAATTGCTGCTACAGCCCATCGCCGGATGGATTCAATCTATTTAATCCGACCTATCTGACGGCTAAACCTTATCTTCCTCTATCTCCCTCCCTGGACATTACCCAGGACTGGTACGGCCTGTATTTCCAGGATCAAGTGACATTGCCTTACGACGTATACGCCAACTTCGGCATCCGGTACGACAACGCCACCGGCCGGGACAACCGGACCCGCACGACCACGACCTCGGATGATTATGTGAGCCCGCGCGGCGGTTTGTTGTGGAAGCCCGTGCAATGGTTGTCCCTCTACGGGAGTTACAGCGAAAACTTCGGCGTATCCAACAGCTTATGGAACTCTCCGAGGCAAAAGCCGCTCCCGCCGCAGACCGCGCAGCAGTGGGAGCTGGGCGCCAAGAGCGAATTCCTGGATGGGCGCCTGTCGGCGACCTACGCGTATTTCGATTTGACCAAGCAAAACATGGGCGTCTCCGACTGGAGTTGCGCGCCTTTCCCTTGCCAGCGCTCCATCGGCGAGCAGCAGAGCCGGGGGCATGAACTGGAGGTGGCCGGCGAGGTATTGCCGGGCTGGAGAATTATCGGCGCCTATACCCATTTGGCGTATGCCAATATCAACAAGGACGGCTTTGACGGACGATCGGACAATACCGGACATCGGATGTTTATGACACCGCGAAACTTCGGCAGCTTATGGAATACTTATGAGTTCCAGAATGGCGACCTGCAAGGCTTGAAACTCGGTGGCGGCCTGGTGGCCACCAGTCAGAGCCAGGGCTCCAATACCAACGATTTCCAGATTCCCGGGCATGCCGAAATCAATTTATTGGCGAGTTATGGCATGAATGTGGCGGGAACCAGAGTGACCGCGCAACTCAATGTCAACAACCTGCTCGATAAAACCTATTATCTGGGCACCAATACCGGTTATATGATCGGCGTGGGAGCACCGAGGACATTCCTGGGTTCCCTGCGCGTGGAATACTGA
- a CDS encoding RNA polymerase sigma factor has translation MPTRRHHLFDFLFRRHGKELLAFAGQRSGVDCAEDLVQDAYLRLLQHPEPESIDNLRAFLFQTTSNLTVDHHRRQVLRARYRHEVAHHEDEADELEQAPAADPTPEVYWSRQEDLERLSRMLQELPETTRYAFVLRRIEGLSHGEIAERLGISVRGSERHVATALRHLLKHKNFG, from the coding sequence ATGCCGACCCGAAGACATCATCTTTTCGATTTTCTGTTCCGCCGACATGGCAAGGAGTTGCTGGCGTTCGCCGGACAGCGTTCCGGGGTGGACTGCGCCGAGGACCTGGTGCAGGACGCCTACCTGCGCTTGCTGCAGCACCCCGAACCGGAATCCATCGACAACCTGCGCGCCTTTCTTTTTCAAACCACCTCGAACCTCACCGTCGACCACCACCGCCGGCAAGTCCTGAGGGCCCGCTACCGGCACGAGGTCGCACACCATGAGGACGAAGCGGACGAACTGGAGCAAGCGCCCGCGGCTGATCCCACGCCGGAAGTCTATTGGAGCCGGCAGGAAGACCTCGAACGCCTGAGCCGCATGTTGCAGGAATTGCCGGAAACCACCCGCTACGCCTTCGTACTCCGCCGCATCGAAGGCCTGTCGCACGGCGAAATCGCCGAGCGCCTGGGCATCTCCGTGCGCGGCTCCGAACGCCACGTCGCAACGGCGCTGCGCCATCTCCTCAAGCACAAAAACTTTGGCTAG
- the sppA gene encoding signal peptide peptidase SppA, which produces MDQFPEVEWERKVLEKAVLAAVIEQRRARRWGIAFKLFLLIYLGVALWLVAKPFKIGPHADAKGHTSVVDVVGQIADGSQTNADNIIDSLRAAAEDDGTKGIVLRLNSPGGSPVQSAYVYDEIRRLKKEKPNLKIYAVVSDLCASGCYYIASAAERIYVNPASLVGSIGVIMNGFGFVEAMGKLGVERRLLTAGEHKALLDPFSPQNEEEKQHIQGVIAGVHKQFIDAVKQGRGERLKDHPDLFSGLVWSGEEAIKLGLVDEVGELRSIAKDVIGAEEIVNFTSREGLLERLSHRLGTSFGEAVLGAAGMNAPLR; this is translated from the coding sequence ATGGATCAATTTCCGGAAGTAGAGTGGGAGCGCAAGGTGTTGGAAAAGGCGGTACTGGCGGCCGTGATCGAACAGCGGCGGGCGCGGCGCTGGGGCATCGCGTTCAAGCTGTTTTTGCTGATCTATCTGGGGGTGGCGCTGTGGCTGGTCGCCAAGCCGTTCAAGATCGGCCCGCATGCGGACGCCAAGGGCCACACTTCGGTGGTGGACGTGGTGGGCCAGATCGCCGACGGCAGCCAGACCAATGCCGACAACATCATCGACAGTTTGCGCGCGGCGGCGGAAGACGACGGCACCAAGGGCATCGTGTTGCGCCTGAACAGCCCCGGCGGCAGCCCGGTGCAATCCGCCTACGTATACGACGAGATTCGCCGGCTCAAGAAGGAAAAGCCCAATCTCAAGATTTACGCCGTGGTGTCCGACCTGTGCGCGTCAGGTTGCTATTACATCGCCTCCGCGGCCGAGCGCATCTATGTCAACCCGGCCAGCCTGGTCGGCTCCATCGGCGTCATCATGAACGGCTTCGGCTTCGTCGAAGCCATGGGCAAGCTGGGCGTCGAGCGTCGCCTGTTGACGGCCGGCGAGCACAAGGCCTTGCTCGATCCTTTCTCGCCGCAGAACGAAGAAGAAAAGCAGCACATCCAGGGCGTCATCGCCGGCGTGCACAAACAGTTCATCGACGCGGTCAAGCAGGGTCGGGGCGAACGGCTCAAGGACCATCCCGACTTGTTCTCCGGTCTGGTCTGGTCCGGCGAGGAAGCCATCAAACTGGGTCTGGTCGACGAAGTCGGCGAGTTGCGCTCCATCGCGAAAGATGTCATCGGGGCCGAGGAGATCGTCAATTTCACCTCGCGTGAAGGCTTGCTGGAGCGCCTGTCCCACCGGCTGGGCACCAGTTTCGGCGAGGCGGTTTTGGGCGCGGCCGGCATGAACGCGCCCTTGCGCTGA